One Platichthys flesus chromosome 14, fPlaFle2.1, whole genome shotgun sequence genomic region harbors:
- the ankrd12 gene encoding ankyrin repeat domain-containing protein 12 isoform X2 gives MAKPGSDRDGALVDKQAGKKSKDKLSPFTKTPKLDRSELLGKEGKAKSSMKRKLSFTNSPTRTEERDSDTDKDGPDKKKVKKEAGGKKAPNLLFGYPLSERKQMALLMQMTANSPDSTPSHPSQTTPVQKKVPSSASSRQKDKVNKRNERGETPLHMAAIRGDAKQVKELISLGADVNVKDFAGWTPLHEACNLGYYDVAKVLIAAGAEVNTQGLDDDTPLHDASSSGHTDIVKLLLRHGGNAFQANKRGERPVDVADSQELEQLLKGEIPLSDQEDTSSESEDPPSVNPSSVDDVMEFSDTEKDADGKPVMKASSSVPGLDEYEFKDEEEEEDLSKALNDRHILRRELRQREKEESERNHVAAKQSGKGDSSSKPKKQKTPRVHCSSDTDSDEMESLSEKRNSPTCSQSSESLKADTRSKKENAEQKDKGKVKKKSKSQNKNKENQEDGKENSKTLVLSLATVSESTEKGREEDSFKMSFSPKDDSSVHLFHLSSIKSPKLNHSLTDKQTPLKQENTKMCVSISDSSCPVESVKYNHYTDADYCTEGSSTKGCKHKEKSKHQQKESSIDGDDGHSSPYKDSSIGNSVDSSEGALRKSDLDGKVVKKHKLKHKEKDKHRREYEAERSRHRQKEARKDSHRNLEFDREFWKENFFKSDETDEPLPVKKEGEDTSLLQKTSDSPLVKDERNAKEKHSGNKEKRPREEREKDKAMKRERKEAAGKEEKVKDSKQSERDERVDCHGSGRIPEESLQSNSMKEETEEKPISGITADQEQLEPSEKGSREKTDKRLLGKEKDSEKRHPDKEKKVKAEHSDKAEPQNSVDRWKEKERTGAVPSHSPGDKNYKENEKLKSLSAIKKHEDSRKNKDKFDKRSDRERQDREYVVGEHREKDRTNSDKKGKTLEKNADHKSDRSKDKDCDRKKRDKVKDGALSSSSNLKLLLEEKKSYLSESSKSLSAKSKEDVVRTPDKDRDRRDRDRDSERHKEKDRHKERSQQAKINRVKPNEMDVDKAKSKASPATRDAKPKEKRLVNDDLMQTSFERMLSLKDQEIEQWHRKHLEKIKQKERERLKHRPLADPGKPRPKDRTKTEACLSKELMRSKSSETSDLHSRDKSLKDGASPRTVSLDGKTLPSISAKVMSAVENCLTRSPRPESDRCGLMSRSVSLVSVASSEDSCQATTLTPRHAEYDSDMNLDASDSQPAFLQSSLVIQATRSPSVHDKDCNSLPDVLQSNRTLLSGRHETPYLRAILDEDANSSTEGKAVENLPKASLPLEEMKTRETSAETEENLSSQQHLNSVKDSVVEREGITPSCLTPNKDPLNKILNPQSSLSQCSVSQPGSTEQKAPSEPPTVKDVQCELDNPQVECSDKEPDQPPLPTPASVTVEPSAPANTKTIQQREPLPSPGVETQQQMETGTTQVSEHKEKPLENFDGPEPESMEVIPESFRTEALESPEPSTSSHTPTSTAGETLTGCIRTNPDYQCSQEDMEATNQDCNKSKPSSDTAGPCVDVQAEIKDTVPCASPEHKDEETAEVPQSSENSSTAVSVTEGSSAEGSVATESSSESKTESSTEPMEVTPADEKQESSDGDETSQSSVQPGALTDGSSYTSRSSSPQSGDRDSDSSGARMKVRSTDEYVDMHVPHPRKRKMPKMFNPPQCSTSQQEMGHQSLAAIVDSVKLEEIEPYQTERANPYYEFLHIRRKIEEKRKVLCSVTPQPPQYYDEYVTFNGSYLLDGNPFSKLCIPTITPPPSLPEQLKEMFKQQEVLRMKLRLQHSIEREKLIVSNEQEVLRVHYRAARTLANQTLPFSACTVLLDAEVYNMPQDVQNEDGKTSVRDRFNARQFMSWLQDVDDKFDKLKTCLLMRQQHEAAALNAVQRLEWQLKLQELDPATYKSTSIFEIPEFYIPLVEVNDDFDLTPI, from the exons ATGGCCAAACCTGGGAGCGACCGAGATGGAGCCTTGGTGGATAAGCAAGCGGGGAAGAAG AGCAAAGACAAGTTGTCCCCTTTCACCAAAACTCCAAAGCTGGACCGGAGTGAGTTGCTGGGGAAAGAAGGGAAAGCCAAGTCTTCCATGAAGCGCAAGCTCTCCTTCACTAACAGTCCGACCCGGACAGAGGAGCGAGACTCAGACACTG ATAAAGATGGACCAGACAAGAAGAAGGTGAAAAAGGAGGCTGGGGGCAAGAAGGCTCCCAACCTCTTGTTTGGGTATCCTCTGTCCGAGCGCAAACAGATGGCTCTCCTGATGCAGATGACTGCCAACAGTCCAG ACTCTACACCCAGTCACCCCTCTCAAACGACCCCTGTGCAGAAGAAAGTCCCCAGCAGTGCCTCATCCCGACAGAAGGACAAGGTCAACAAGAGGAACGAGCGAGGGGAGACGCCCCTCCACATGGCAGCCATCCGGGGAGACGCCAAGCAAGTGAAGGAGCTCATTAGCCTTGGAGCTGATGTCAACGTCAAAGACTTTGCAG GTTGGACTCCTCTCCATGAAGCCTGTAATCTCGGTTACTACGACGTGGCCAAGGTCTTAATTGCAGCAGGTGCTGAGGTGAACACACAGGGTCTGGATGACGACACGCCGCTGCATGATGCCTCCAGCAGCGGACATACAGAC aTCGTAAAACTGCTACTACGTCACGGTGGAAACGCTTTCCAGGCCAACAAGCGTGGGGAGCGACCAGTGGACGTGGCCGACTCCCAGGAGCTGGAGCAACTACTGAAGGGAGAGATTCCACTGTCGGACCAAGAGGACACCTCCTCAG AGTCTGAAGACCCACCTTCTGTTAATCCCTCTAGTGTGGATGACGTCATGGAATTCTCCGATACTGAAAAGGATGCGGATGGCAAACCGGTCATGAAAGCGTCATCGTCTGTGCCAGGGCTGGATGAGTACGAGTtcaaagacgaggaagaggaggaggatctcAGTAAAGCCCTGAACGACAGGCACATCCTCCGGAGGGAACTACGGCAGCGGGAGAAGGAGGAAAGCGAAAGGAATCATGTGGCAGCAAAGCAGAGTGGCAAGGGGGATTCCTCCTCCAAGCCGAAAAAGCAGAAGACTCCAAGAGTCCATTGCAGTTCGGATACCGACAGCGATGAAATGGAAAGCCTATCAGAGAAGAGGAACTCGCCCACCTGCTCTCAGAGCTCAGAGAGCCTCAAGGCAGACACGAGATCTAAGAAGGAAAACGCTGAGCAAAAGGACAAGGGCAAAGTTAAGAAGAAGAGTAAGAGtcagaataaaaacaaggaaaaccaAGAGGATGGCAAAGAGAACAGCAAAACTTTGGTCCTCTCCCTCGCAACCGTGTCCGAGAGCACGGAAAAGGGTCGGGAGGAGGACTCCTTCAAAATGTCCTTCAGTCCCAAAGATGACTCATCCGTCCACCTCTTCCATTTATCATCCATCAAATCCCCTAAACTGAACCACAGTCTGACGGATAAACAGACGCCGCTCAAACAAGAAAATACTAAGATGTGCGTTTCCATCAGTGACAGCTCATGTCCGGTGGAGAGCGTCAAGTACAACCACTACACAGACGCAGACTACTGCACCGAGGGCTCCAGCACCAAGGGGTGTAAGCACAAAGAGAAGAGCAAGCATCAACAGAAGGAGTCAAGCATCGATGGGGATGATGGTCATTCCAGTCCTTACAAAGACAGCAGCATAGGAAACAGTGTAGACAGCTCTGAAGGTGCCTTACGGAAGTCCGACCTAGACGGCAAGGTCGTGAAGAAGCATAAGCTTAAACACaaggagaaagacaaacacaggaggGAATATGAGGCGGAGCGGAGCCGCCACAGGCAGAAGGAGGCCAGGAAAGACAGCCACAGGAATTTGGAGTTTGACAGAGAGTTCTGGAAAGAGAATTTTTTCAAAAGTGATGAGACGGATGAGCCTCTGCCAGTGAAAAAGGAAGGTGAAGACACCAGTTTGCTCCAGAAGACCTCTGATTCCCCTCTTGTCAAAGATGAGAGAAACGCAAAAGAGAAGCACTCCGGTAATAAAGAGAAGAGGCCCAGAGAGGAGCGAGAAAAAGACAAGGCCATGAAAAGAGAGCGGAAGGAGGCGGCTGGTAAAGAGGAGAAGGTAAAGGATTCGAAGCAGAGTGAGCGTGACGAGAGGGTGGACTGCCACGGCTCAGGGCGGATTCCTGAGGAGTCGCTTCAGAGCAACAGCATGAAAGAAGAGACTGAGGAGAAACCCATAAGTGGGATCACAGCTGATCAGGAACAGCTGGAGCCCTCTGAAAAAGGCTCACGAGAAAAAACTGACAAGAGGCTCCTGGGAAAGGAGAAGGATTCCGAAAAAAGGCATCCTGACAAGGAAAAAAAGGTTAAAGCGGAGCACTCCGACAAAGCTGAACCGCAGAACTCAGTGGATCGTtggaaggagaaagaaagaacaggAGCTGTTCCTTCCCACTCGCCGGGAGATAAAAACTACAAAGAGaatgaaaaactgaaatctTTATCGGCAATAAAAAAGCATGAagacagcaggaaaaacaaagataaGTTTGATAAACGGTCCGATAGGGAGCGGCAGGACAGAGAGTACGTTGTCGGggaacacagagaaaaggatCGCACGAACTCCGATAAGAAaggaaaaactctggagaagaACGCAGATCATAAGTCTGACCGCTCCAAAGACAAAGACTGTGACCGGAAGAAGAGGGATAAAGTAAAAGATGGGGCCCTTTCGTCAAGCTCCAATCTGAAATTACTTTtagaagagaagaagagctaTCTGTCTGAGAGCAGCAAGTCCTTATCCGCAAAATCAAAGGAGGACGTTGTGAGAACACCAGACAAGGATCGCGACCGCAGGGACCGTGACAGGGactcagagagacacaaggaAAAAGACCGGCACAAGGAGCGCTCCCAGCAGGCCAAGATCAACAGAGTCAAACCCAACGAGATGGATGTAGATAAGGCCAAGTCGAAAGCCTCGCCAGCAACACGAGACGCCAAGCCAAAGGAAAAGAGGCTTGTGAACGACGACTTGATGCAGACCAGCTTCGAGCGCATGCTCAGCCTGAAGGACCAGGAAATTGAGCAGTGGCACCGGAAACATCTGgagaaaatcaaacagaaaGAGCGGGAGAGACTCAAACATCGACCTCTGGCAGACCCGGGGAAGCCCAGGCCGAAAGACAGAACAAAGACCGAAGCATGTTTGAGTAAAGAGCTGATGCGCTCGAAAAGCTCTGAAACGTCTGACCTCCACAGCAGAGACAAATCCCTGAAGGATGGCGCCAGCCCCCGGACGGTGTCGCTGGATGGAAAAACTCTTCCCTCCATCAGCGCAAAGGTCATGTCAGCCGTGGAAAACTGTCTGACCAGATCACCCAGACCCGAGAGCGACCGCTGTGGCCTCATGTCCAGGTCTGTGTCCTTAGTCTCCGTCGCCAGCTCAGAGGATTCATGTCAGGCCACAACACTAACGCCCAGACACGCCGAATACGACTCGGACATGAACCTGGATGCGTCGGACTCTCAACCTGCATTCCTCCAGTCTTCCCTCGTCATTCAGGCCACCAGATCGCCATCCGTTCACGATAAGGATTGCAACAGTCTTCCAGATGTGCTCCAAAGTAACCGGACGCTGCTGTCCGGCCGACACGAAACTCCCTACCTCAGGGCAATTCTGGACGAGGACGCCAACTCCTCGACCGAGGGCAAAGCTGTTGAAAATCTGCCGAAAGCCAGCCTGCCCCTTGAGGAGATGAAAACCAGGGAGACCTCAGCAGAAACAGAAGAGAACCTCAGTAGTCAGCAACATTTGAATTCAGTGAAGGATTCAGTCGTGGAGAGAGAGGGCATCACTCCAAGCTGCTTGACACCAAACAAAGATCCTCTAAATAAAATCCTGAATCCGCAGTCCAGCCTCTCGCAGTGTAGCGTCTCTCAACCCGGGTCAACAGAGCAGAAAGCTCCTTCTGAACCTCCTACAGTGAAGGACGTCCAATGTGAGCTGGATAATCCACaggtagaatgtagtgacaagGAACCGGATCAACCACCACTACCGACACCAGCCTCTGTAACTGTTGAACCATCAgctcctgcaaacacaaaaaccatCCAGCAGAGAGAACCGCTCCCATCGCCGGGTGTGGAGACCCAACAGCAAATGGAAACAGGTACCACGCAGGTGAGCGAGCACAAAGAGAAACCTCTGGAGAACTTTGATGGACCCGAACCAGAGAGCATGGAAGTAATTCCTGAAAGCTTCAGAACAGAAGCGTTGGAGAGTCCTGAACCGTCCACCAGCTCTCACACGCCCACCTCCACAGCAGGGGAGACTTTGACAGGTTGTATCAGAACCAACCCTGATTACCAATGTTCTCAAGAGGATATGGAGGCAACTAACCAAGACTGTAATAAATCCAAACCTTCCAGTGACACTGCAGGTCCATGTGTCGACGTTCAGGCGGAGATCAAAGACACCGTGCCCTGTGCGAGCCCTGAGCACAAAGATGAAGAGACGGCTGAGGTCCCACAGAGTTCAGAGAACAGCAGTACAGCTGTTTCTGTTACAGAAGGTTCTTCAGCTGAGGGCAGCGTGGCTACTGAGAGCTCGTCTGAATCTAAGACAGAGTCTTCAACCGAGCCGATGGAGGTGACGCCTGCTGACGAGAAGCAGGAGTCTTCAGACGGAGACGAGACGAGTCAGAGCAGCGTCCAGCCGGGAGCTCTGACCGACGGCAGCAGCTACACCTCCAGGAGCTCGTCTCCGCAGTCTGGAGACCGGGATTCGGACTCTTCAGGGGCTAGGATGAAGGTTCGCTCCACCGACGAGTACGTGGACATGCACGTTCCCCATCCACGCAAGAGGAAGATGCCTAAAATGTTTAACCCTCCGCAGTGCTCCACGAGTCAGCAGGAGATGGGCCATCAGTCTCTGGCGGCCATCGTGGACTCTGTGAAGCTGGAGGAGATCGAGCCCTACCAGACGGAGAGGGCCAACCCTTACTACGAGTTCCTGCACATCAGGAGGAAGATCGAGGAGAAGCGCAAGGTGCTGTGCAGTGTCACCCCCCAGCCGCCGCAGTATTATGATGAATATGTGACCTTCAACGGATCCTACCTCTTAGACGGGAACCCATTCAGCAAGCTGTGTATCCCCACT ATAACTCCACCTCCATCGTTACctgagcagctgaaggagatGTTCAAACAACAAGAGGTCCTCCGCATGAAACTACGACTTCAGCACAGCATTGAAAGG GAAAAGCTGATTGTTTCAAACGAGCAGGAAGTCTTACGGGTCCATTACCGGGCGGCCAGAACACTCGCCAATCAGACTCTGCCCTTCAGTGCCTGTACAGTGTTACTGGATGCTGAAGTGTACAACATGCCCCAGGACGTCCAG aacgAAGACGGTAAAACGTCAGTAAGAGACCGATTCAACGCCCGACAGTTCATGTCCTGGTTACAAGACGTTGACGACAAGTTTGACAAACTGAAG ACGTGTCTCCTGATGAGGCAACAGCACGAGGCGGCAGCCCTGAACGCCGTGCAGCGTCTGGAGTGGCAGCTCAAACTGCAGGAGCTGGACCCGGCCACTTACAAGTCCACCAGCATCTTCGAGATCCCCGAGTTCTACATCCCCCTCGTGGAGGTCAACGACGATTTTGACCTCACCCCGATATGA